A single window of Pontibacillus chungwhensis DNA harbors:
- the leuC gene encoding 3-isopropylmalate dehydratase large subunit, protein MTQPQTIVEKIWDQHVVHQNKGKPDLLYIDLHLIHEVTSPQAFEGLRMNGRSVRRPERTYATMDHNVPTRERHIIKDAVSKKQMETLKQNCDEFGIRLADIDHPDQGIVHVIGPELGLTQPGKTIVCGDSHTSTHGAFGALAFGIGTSEVEHVLATQTLWQASPKTLNVKVNGELGTGVTAKDLILAVIGKYGVRFGTGYVIEYTGEAIRSLSMEQRMTVCNMSIEAGARAGLISPDDTTVEYLRGKRHVPDGQAFEEAAAAWKALATDEGATYDHTLEIDASEIEPQVTWGTNPGMCLPVSASVPDPAEAQTDNERSEIEHALQYMDLKPNQPISDIPIEHVFIGSCTNSRLSDLEKAAEIVRGKTVHSSVTAIVVPGSQSVKQQAEAKGLDVIFKQAGFEWRDAGCSMCLAMNDDVIPPGERCASTSNRNFEGRQGTDARTHLVSPEMAAAAAITGHFTDVRQFTNALQH, encoded by the coding sequence ATGACCCAGCCCCAAACAATCGTTGAAAAGATTTGGGATCAACATGTTGTCCATCAAAACAAAGGAAAGCCAGACTTACTCTATATCGATCTGCATTTAATCCATGAAGTTACATCACCTCAAGCGTTTGAGGGACTGCGCATGAACGGTCGTTCCGTTCGTCGCCCTGAACGCACATACGCGACGATGGACCATAACGTACCGACACGTGAACGTCACATCATTAAAGATGCTGTCTCTAAGAAACAAATGGAGACGTTAAAACAAAACTGCGATGAATTCGGCATTCGATTAGCCGACATCGATCACCCGGACCAGGGCATCGTTCACGTAATCGGACCTGAGCTTGGTCTTACTCAGCCAGGCAAAACAATCGTTTGCGGAGATAGCCACACTTCCACGCATGGGGCCTTTGGCGCTTTAGCATTTGGTATCGGAACAAGTGAAGTGGAACACGTATTAGCCACACAAACCCTTTGGCAAGCATCTCCGAAGACACTAAATGTGAAAGTGAACGGAGAACTTGGCACAGGGGTTACGGCAAAAGACCTGATCCTTGCTGTGATTGGAAAATACGGCGTCCGCTTTGGCACTGGATATGTGATTGAATATACAGGTGAAGCCATTCGCTCCCTTTCGATGGAACAACGAATGACCGTCTGTAACATGTCCATTGAAGCCGGTGCCAGAGCTGGATTAATCAGCCCGGATGACACGACAGTTGAGTACCTTCGAGGCAAACGCCACGTGCCAGATGGCCAGGCTTTTGAAGAAGCTGCAGCAGCATGGAAGGCCCTTGCAACAGATGAAGGAGCCACTTATGACCATACCCTTGAAATTGATGCCTCTGAAATCGAACCACAGGTGACATGGGGAACAAACCCAGGAATGTGTTTACCGGTTTCAGCATCTGTACCAGATCCAGCTGAAGCTCAAACAGACAATGAGCGCTCAGAGATTGAACACGCTCTACAGTACATGGATTTAAAACCGAATCAGCCGATTTCAGACATTCCAATCGAACACGTTTTCATTGGATCTTGTACCAATTCACGCTTAAGTGATCTCGAAAAAGCAGCTGAAATTGTGCGCGGCAAAACGGTTCATTCATCCGTAACAGCCATCGTTGTACCCGGCTCTCAGTCGGTTAAGCAACAAGCTGAAGCTAAAGGACTGGATGTAATCTTTAAACAAGCCGGATTCGAATGGCGCGATGCCGGTTGCAGCATGTGTCTCGCCATGAATGATGACGTGATCCCACCAGGTGAACGCTGCGCTTCCACGTCTAACCGTAACTTCGAAGGACGACAAGGAACCGACGCACGCACTCACCTGGTAAGCCCAGAAATGGCCGCAGCAGCAGCCATCACAGGCCACTTCACAGACGTCCGCCAATTCACAAACGCATTACAGCACTAA
- the leuB gene encoding 3-isopropylmalate dehydrogenase → MEKQIVLLPGDGIGQEVIESAKKVLESVTERFHHTFTYHTHDIGGAAIDKHGTPLPDDTVRACQQSDAVLLGAVGGPKWDQNPSHLRPEKGLLGIRKQLGLFANLRPIKGFDQLLHASPLKHEVVAGSDLLIVRELTGGLYFGTPSERRQNGKEVVDTLHYKREEIERIVDNAFQSARLRRKHLTSVDKANVLESSKVWREVVEEKKADYPDVEVEHLLVDAAAMKLITNPKQFDVIVTENMFGDILSDEASVLTGSLGMLPSASLREDGVGLYEPVHGSAPDIAGKGVANPLAMILSTALMLRHSFGLDQEAAVIEEAVQQVLEDGYCTGDLDVKGGKVVGTKEMTRLVLERVTEQDATHSIMTCYV, encoded by the coding sequence TTGGAAAAACAAATCGTATTGTTGCCTGGTGATGGCATTGGTCAAGAAGTCATCGAATCAGCAAAGAAAGTATTAGAGTCCGTTACAGAACGTTTCCACCATACATTCACCTATCATACACACGATATTGGCGGAGCTGCCATTGATAAGCACGGGACTCCCCTTCCAGACGATACCGTTCGCGCTTGCCAGCAATCTGATGCTGTTTTACTAGGAGCCGTTGGCGGACCAAAGTGGGACCAGAATCCTTCTCACCTTCGCCCGGAAAAAGGACTCCTTGGCATCCGCAAGCAGCTTGGTCTTTTCGCGAACCTTCGTCCGATCAAAGGGTTCGATCAACTCCTTCACGCGTCTCCTCTAAAGCATGAAGTTGTGGCCGGTAGTGACCTACTGATTGTACGGGAACTGACAGGCGGGCTTTATTTCGGTACACCGAGTGAACGTCGACAGAATGGAAAAGAGGTCGTCGACACGCTCCATTATAAGCGAGAAGAAATTGAGAGAATCGTAGATAATGCATTCCAGAGCGCTCGCTTACGACGGAAGCACCTTACAAGTGTTGATAAAGCGAACGTCTTAGAATCTAGTAAAGTCTGGCGCGAAGTGGTTGAAGAGAAAAAGGCAGACTACCCAGATGTTGAGGTGGAACACCTGCTAGTTGATGCAGCAGCCATGAAGCTTATTACAAACCCTAAACAGTTTGATGTTATCGTCACAGAGAACATGTTCGGAGATATTTTGAGTGATGAAGCTTCTGTATTAACTGGATCCTTAGGCATGCTCCCTTCTGCTAGTCTCAGAGAAGACGGTGTGGGGTTATACGAACCCGTACACGGCTCAGCACCAGACATTGCGGGGAAAGGCGTTGCTAACCCACTTGCGATGATCCTCTCGACTGCGCTTATGCTTCGCCATTCATTTGGACTTGACCAAGAAGCAGCGGTCATTGAAGAAGCGGTCCAACAAGTACTGGAGGATGGCTACTGCACAGGCGATTTAGACGTAAAAGGCGGAAAAGTAGTCGGCACAAAAGAAATGACTCGCTTAGTACTAGAGCGAGTGACTGAACAAGATGCAACCCATAGTATTATGACCTGTTACGTCTAA
- a CDS encoding 2-isopropylmalate synthase, producing the protein MAHVNVFDTTLRDGEQSPGVNLNKLEKLEIAKQLEKLGVDIMEAGFPASSQNEFESVQEIARTVKNSSVTGLARAKKSDIDTAWEALKDASEPRLHVFLATSPIHMTHKLKKTPDEVIETAVEMVRYARERFPQVEWSAEDACRSDRDFLVRIIEQVIDAGATVINLPDTVGYTTPYEYGELFRYVKENVPNIEKVSLSAHCHDDLGMAVANSLAAIENGATQIEGTINGIGERAGNASIEEVAVALQIRNNFYEHSTNLVLNEIKRTSDLVSKFTGMAVPGNKAIVGKNAFAHESGIHQDGMMKNASTYEIITPEMVGIGASNMVLGKHSGRHAFEDKVKSLGYDLSDEKLKEAFKAFKSLTDRKKDVTDEDLFTILTDVQTDSSDAAKYKLEAFQVQYSSANIPTATVAMTTPEYTRVETAGTGQGSVEAIYNTLEALIHEDIHLEDYRLSSVGEGRDALAEVHVRLTVNGTAASGRGAAQDVLEASANAFLNAVNRVILNQQLLNKQSAPV; encoded by the coding sequence ATGGCGCACGTTAACGTCTTTGATACAACACTAAGAGATGGTGAACAGTCCCCTGGAGTCAATTTGAACAAACTAGAGAAACTAGAGATCGCCAAGCAACTTGAAAAACTGGGTGTAGATATTATGGAAGCGGGCTTCCCCGCTTCCTCCCAAAATGAGTTTGAATCGGTTCAAGAGATTGCTAGAACAGTTAAGAACAGCTCAGTGACGGGTCTTGCTCGTGCGAAGAAATCAGATATTGATACAGCCTGGGAGGCGTTAAAAGACGCATCAGAACCTCGTCTTCACGTTTTCTTAGCCACCTCCCCTATTCACATGACACATAAGCTTAAGAAAACGCCAGACGAAGTCATTGAAACCGCTGTTGAAATGGTGCGCTACGCAAGAGAACGATTCCCTCAAGTAGAATGGTCAGCTGAGGATGCGTGCCGATCTGATCGTGATTTCCTTGTTCGAATTATCGAGCAGGTCATCGACGCCGGAGCAACCGTTATTAATCTACCAGATACCGTTGGGTACACTACTCCATACGAATACGGAGAACTTTTCCGATATGTGAAAGAAAACGTTCCTAACATTGAAAAGGTTTCACTCTCCGCTCATTGTCATGACGATCTTGGCATGGCGGTGGCAAATTCGCTCGCTGCTATTGAAAATGGTGCGACTCAGATTGAAGGAACGATTAACGGAATCGGAGAACGTGCAGGAAATGCATCGATTGAAGAAGTCGCTGTAGCTCTTCAAATTCGCAACAATTTCTATGAACATTCTACAAATCTTGTCTTAAATGAAATTAAGCGTACGAGTGACCTCGTCAGCAAGTTTACAGGAATGGCCGTTCCTGGCAATAAAGCCATCGTAGGTAAGAATGCATTCGCCCATGAATCTGGCATTCATCAGGATGGCATGATGAAGAACGCATCTACCTATGAGATTATCACACCGGAAATGGTCGGGATTGGAGCTAGCAACATGGTGCTTGGAAAACATTCAGGCCGCCATGCTTTCGAAGATAAAGTGAAGTCCCTTGGCTATGACCTTTCTGACGAGAAGCTGAAAGAAGCGTTTAAAGCCTTTAAGAGTTTGACAGACCGTAAGAAAGACGTAACGGACGAAGACTTGTTTACGATTCTCACTGATGTTCAAACCGACTCATCGGATGCAGCTAAATATAAATTAGAAGCATTCCAAGTTCAATATAGCTCAGCGAATATCCCTACTGCAACGGTTGCCATGACTACGCCTGAGTATACGCGAGTTGAAACCGCCGGTACGGGTCAGGGAAGCGTTGAAGCCATCTATAACACGCTTGAAGCGTTGATCCATGAAGATATTCACTTAGAAGATTACCGCTTAAGTTCAGTTGGCGAAGGACGCGACGCCCTAGCAGAAGTCCATGTGAGACTAACGGTTAACGGAACGGCGGCAAGCGGCCGCGGGGCTGCTCAAGACGTTCTTGAAGCATCAGCGAACGCATTTCTAAACGCCGTCAATCGCGTCATTTTGAATCAACAACTACTAAACAAACAATCTGCGCCCGTATAA
- the ilvC gene encoding ketol-acid reductoisomerase: protein MAEVLYNQNINEEVLKSKKVAVVGYGSQGHAHAQNLKESGFDVVVGLRPGKSWEKAEQDGVKVKRVADAVKEADVVMVLLPDEHQPSVYEEEIKPNLDAGNALVFAHGFNVHFNQVVPPEDVDVFLVAPKGPGHLVRRTFEEGAGVPALYGVYQDHTGQAEKLAQAYAKGIGAGRAGVLQTSFQEETETDLFGEQAVLCGGLTSLVKAGFETLTEAGYQPEVAYFECMHELKLIVDLMYEGGLEGMRYSISDTAQWGDFVSGPRVVNEDTKARMKDVLTDIQTGEFAKGWILENQVNRPQFNAINVKENQHQIEQVGKELRELMPFVKEQAKSKKEKEVVANGAR, encoded by the coding sequence AGCAAAAAGGTAGCAGTCGTAGGTTATGGCTCTCAAGGTCATGCTCACGCTCAAAACCTTAAAGAAAGCGGATTTGACGTAGTCGTTGGTCTTCGCCCAGGTAAGTCTTGGGAGAAAGCAGAACAAGACGGCGTTAAAGTAAAACGCGTTGCTGACGCTGTTAAGGAAGCCGATGTTGTGATGGTGCTTCTACCTGATGAACATCAACCTTCAGTATACGAAGAAGAGATCAAACCAAATCTGGACGCAGGAAATGCTCTTGTGTTCGCCCACGGTTTTAACGTTCATTTCAACCAAGTGGTACCTCCAGAAGACGTGGATGTGTTCCTTGTCGCACCAAAAGGACCAGGTCATCTTGTGAGACGCACATTTGAAGAAGGTGCTGGGGTCCCTGCCCTATACGGTGTTTACCAAGATCACACCGGTCAGGCTGAGAAACTTGCTCAAGCGTATGCAAAAGGGATTGGCGCTGGGCGTGCAGGTGTTCTTCAAACAAGCTTCCAGGAAGAAACAGAAACGGATCTATTCGGTGAGCAAGCGGTCCTTTGCGGTGGCCTTACTAGCCTTGTAAAAGCTGGTTTTGAAACGTTAACAGAAGCAGGCTACCAGCCGGAAGTGGCATACTTCGAATGTATGCACGAGCTTAAGCTAATCGTTGACCTTATGTATGAAGGTGGTCTTGAAGGCATGCGTTACTCCATCTCCGATACAGCACAATGGGGTGACTTCGTCTCAGGCCCTCGCGTGGTGAACGAAGATACGAAAGCTCGCATGAAAGACGTTCTGACGGATATTCAAACCGGCGAATTTGCTAAAGGATGGATTTTAGAGAACCAGGTAAACCGTCCTCAATTCAACGCGATCAATGTAAAAGAAAACCAACATCAAATTGAACAGGTTGGAAAGGAGTTACGTGAGTTAATGCCTTTTGTTAAAGAGCAGGCCAAATCTAAAAAAGAAAAGGAAGTGGTCGCAAATGGCGCACGTTAA